The Rhodospirillaceae bacterium genome contains a region encoding:
- a CDS encoding hydantoinase/oxoprolinase family protein — protein MYQIGIDVGGTFTDFVLHNDETGETSIHKLPSTPDDPSRAAVAGIEALSAREGFDPAHLNRVVHGTTIATNIILQRTGARVGLITTEGFRDILHIGRKKRPLNFSNYQDVPRQTAPLVPRRLRLTVPERIRAPDGAVEIPLDEEAARRALRTLAGEGVDAIAVAFLFAFLNPDHENRVRELAEEECPDVFVTCSHEVSPLHREYERFSTTALNAYVGPATATYTARFSEALNGLGIRSDLRLMTSAGGVIGSRIAAQRPVALLASGPVGALIEGIAIGRSIGHPGVITLDVGGTSADVGVARDGAMHLKHVLDTRIGDYDAMVPMVDVNSIGAGGGSIAFVDEAGMFQVGPRSAGALPGPACYGHGGAEPTVTDALVCLGWFRPETLESSGIAIDPALAERAVRGTIAEPLGLSLEDAALGIYRIACRHMIDAIRLGSVSKGYDPRDFVLVAFGGAGAAFAAEIARELGIPRAVVPPHPGVGAAAGLLSTDIRYDYMTSHWADLADADLTAVADKYRTMAAQARRELARDGFADEAVTVAFHADCRYRGQGYELGVEAPADFGNGWKGTVAEAFHHAHERHYLRRFAEAPVQLVNLRATGIGRVPATGNGNSPSSAPLNTGASDGAVAEAARIATRAAVFPAGDGWVRAEAAVYRREGLAPGAVLEGPAIVEQEDTTIVVPPKYRAIPDAHGHLTIEEGR, from the coding sequence GTGTACCAGATCGGCATCGATGTCGGCGGCACCTTTACCGATTTCGTCCTGCACAACGACGAAACCGGCGAAACGTCGATCCACAAACTGCCGTCGACGCCCGACGACCCGTCCCGCGCCGCCGTCGCCGGAATCGAGGCCCTGAGCGCGCGGGAGGGGTTCGATCCGGCGCACCTGAACCGGGTGGTCCACGGCACGACCATCGCGACCAACATCATCCTGCAGCGCACCGGCGCCCGGGTCGGGCTGATCACGACCGAGGGGTTCCGGGATATTCTGCATATCGGGCGCAAGAAGCGGCCACTCAATTTTTCGAACTACCAGGACGTACCGCGCCAGACCGCGCCGCTGGTGCCGCGCCGGCTCCGGCTTACCGTTCCCGAGCGGATTCGCGCGCCGGACGGCGCGGTCGAAATCCCGCTCGATGAGGAGGCGGCGCGGCGCGCCCTGCGCACGCTCGCCGGGGAGGGGGTCGATGCGATCGCGGTCGCCTTCCTGTTCGCCTTCCTCAATCCCGATCACGAGAACCGCGTCCGCGAACTGGCGGAGGAGGAGTGCCCGGACGTCTTCGTCACCTGCAGCCACGAGGTCTCGCCGCTCCACCGCGAATACGAGCGGTTTTCGACCACGGCGCTGAACGCCTATGTCGGGCCGGCGACAGCGACCTACACCGCCCGCTTCAGCGAAGCGCTGAACGGTCTTGGCATCCGGTCCGATCTTCGCCTGATGACGTCGGCGGGCGGCGTCATCGGTTCGCGCATCGCCGCGCAACGACCGGTCGCGCTGCTCGCCTCGGGGCCGGTCGGCGCGCTGATCGAGGGCATCGCGATCGGCCGGTCGATCGGCCATCCCGGCGTCATTACGCTCGATGTCGGCGGCACGTCCGCCGACGTCGGGGTCGCGCGCGACGGGGCGATGCATCTGAAGCATGTGCTCGACACCCGGATCGGCGATTACGACGCCATGGTGCCGATGGTCGACGTCAACAGCATCGGCGCGGGCGGCGGCTCCATCGCTTTCGTCGACGAGGCCGGCATGTTCCAGGTCGGCCCGCGCAGCGCCGGCGCGCTGCCCGGACCGGCCTGCTACGGCCACGGCGGCGCGGAGCCGACGGTGACGGACGCCCTGGTCTGCCTCGGCTGGTTCCGCCCGGAAACCCTCGAAAGCTCGGGCATCGCCATCGACCCGGCGCTGGCCGAGCGCGCGGTCCGAGGCACGATCGCGGAGCCGCTCGGCCTTTCCCTCGAAGATGCGGCGCTGGGCATCTACCGGATCGCCTGCCGGCACATGATCGACGCGATCCGGCTGGGCAGTGTTTCCAAGGGCTACGATCCGCGCGATTTCGTGCTGGTCGCGTTCGGCGGGGCCGGCGCCGCCTTCGCCGCCGAGATCGCCCGCGAGCTCGGCATTCCCAGGGCGGTCGTCCCGCCTCACCCCGGCGTCGGCGCCGCCGCCGGCCTGCTCAGCACCGATATCCGCTACGACTATATGACGAGTCACTGGGCGGACCTTGCGGACGCCGACCTGACGGCCGTTGCGGACAAATACCGCACGATGGCCGCCCAGGCGCGCCGGGAACTGGCCAGGGACGGTTTCGCGGACGAGGCGGTGACCGTCGCCTTCCACGCCGATTGCCGCTACCGGGGCCAGGGCTACGAACTCGGCGTCGAGGCGCCGGCCGACTTCGGGAACGGCTGGAAAGGCACCGTGGCCGAAGCCTTTCATCACGCGCATGAGCGCCACTATCTGCGCCGTTTCGCCGAGGCACCGGTACAGCTGGTCAACCTGCGGGCGACCGGGATCGGCCGGGTTCCGGCGACCGGAAACGGCAATTCCCCCAGCAGCGCGCCCTTGAACACCGGGGCAAGCGACGGGGCCGTTGCCGAAGCCGCCCGGATCGCGACCCGGGCGGCGGTCTTCCCCGCCGGCGACGGCTGGGTCCGGGCAGAGGCCGCCGTCTACCGGCGCGAAGGGCTGGCGCCCGGTGCCGTGCTGGAGGGCCCGGCCATCGTCGAGCAGGAAGACACCACCATCGTCGTACCGCCTAAATACCGCGCAATTCCGGACGCGCACGGCCATCTGACGATCGAGGAAGGGCGCTGA
- a CDS encoding MmgE/PrpD family protein, with translation MGALTESLVSFIADADAHTLPDGAEDVVRTGFCDTVGVMIAGLSEPVFSTLSAAVAARGGNPEARVALGGRRAGAPDAALVGAATAHALDYDDYAYSNHVSAVLVPAILAEGEHVGATGAGMVRAYVVGYEVWREIMKREPGHLYDRGWHPTAVFGAFGAAAAAASLHGLDGDTVRNAIGLCVAHGGGVMANFGTMAKPYQGGRAAQAGLSAVRLAMAGVEAGPHALDGEDGYLLGLSPERDADVTRPADRLGRDWGIVAERLNVKRYPIVGAAQRGADCAIQLHETGIDVGQIERIRYCLSERHARVMPFRKPQTGLEAKFSAEFTAAAGLIAGALGFDQLEDSFVQRPDVQALMARVEPVIGPDDDPVYASGARADIVHLDLKDGSTVSSREVTRWRGHAENPMTTDELKAKFMDCASRQLEPAAAAALFGLLHDIANLPSCDALPVVTSRG, from the coding sequence GTGGGCGCGCTAACCGAGAGTCTGGTCTCATTCATTGCCGATGCGGACGCCCACACCCTGCCGGACGGAGCCGAGGACGTGGTGCGCACCGGTTTCTGCGACACGGTCGGGGTGATGATTGCCGGCCTCTCGGAACCGGTATTTTCAACGCTTTCGGCGGCAGTCGCGGCGCGCGGCGGCAACCCGGAGGCGCGGGTTGCGCTGGGCGGGCGACGGGCGGGCGCGCCTGACGCCGCGCTGGTCGGCGCGGCGACCGCCCACGCCCTCGATTACGACGACTATGCCTATTCCAACCATGTCAGCGCGGTGCTGGTGCCGGCGATCCTCGCGGAGGGCGAGCATGTCGGCGCAACCGGCGCCGGCATGGTCCGCGCCTATGTCGTCGGCTACGAGGTCTGGCGCGAGATCATGAAGCGCGAGCCGGGGCACCTGTACGACCGCGGCTGGCACCCGACGGCGGTGTTCGGCGCCTTCGGCGCGGCGGCCGCGGCGGCCAGCCTGCACGGGCTGGACGGCGACACGGTGCGCAACGCGATCGGCCTGTGCGTCGCCCATGGCGGCGGCGTGATGGCGAATTTCGGCACCATGGCCAAACCCTATCAGGGCGGCCGCGCGGCCCAGGCCGGCCTGTCGGCGGTGCGGCTGGCGATGGCCGGGGTCGAGGCCGGTCCCCATGCGCTGGACGGCGAAGACGGCTATCTGCTCGGCCTGTCGCCGGAGCGGGACGCCGACGTGACCCGCCCGGCCGACCGGCTCGGCCGGGACTGGGGCATCGTCGCGGAACGGCTGAACGTCAAGCGCTACCCGATCGTCGGCGCCGCCCAGCGCGGTGCGGATTGCGCGATCCAGCTGCACGAGACCGGGATCGACGTCGGCCAGATCGAGCGGATCCGCTACTGCCTGAGCGAACGTCATGCCCGGGTGATGCCGTTCCGCAAGCCGCAAACCGGGCTGGAGGCGAAATTCAGCGCCGAGTTCACGGCCGCCGCCGGCCTGATCGCCGGCGCCCTCGGCTTCGACCAGCTGGAGGATTCGTTCGTGCAGCGGCCGGACGTCCAGGCCTTGATGGCGCGCGTCGAGCCGGTGATCGGCCCGGACGACGATCCGGTCTACGCCTCCGGCGCGCGGGCCGACATCGTCCATCTCGACCTCAAGGACGGCAGCACGGTATCGAGCCGGGAAGTGACCCGCTGGCGCGGCCATGCCGAGAACCCGATGACGACGGACGAGCTGAAGGCCAAGTTCATGGACTGCGCGTCGCGGCAACTGGAGCCCGCGGCGGCGGCGGCCCTGTTCGGCCTGCTGCACGACATTGCGAATCTGCCGTCCTGCGACGCCCTGCCGGTGGTGACGTCGCGCGGTTGA
- a CDS encoding hydantoinase B/oxoprolinase family protein, with protein sequence MDAKSPAERPDLESLRREAASTAAPPPAGRYWQPAAVDPVLLQVIGGALKTTASEMAELLFRMAYSSIMRESQDIGAGILDRFGRQLCESDSTPMHCGSLPAYVRGIERKHAGSYRPGDIILHNHPYFGASHAPDYGVLIPIFFQDIHVGFAGCTGHMVDIGGAHPGFSVDVPDVYAEGKLINAAKIYREGERNDALWDHIIENVRTPEANAGDIEAMIACCRLGVRRFTELLERYGLDTVMSACESWLDYAETRMRRRIRDIPDGVYEAPGGWLEDDGKNFGVPLPIATRVVVDGEDIYVDLSGSSPEVETGFNCPFEGSVLPTVNFAIRTLLLDEAGDGADVPQNDGIFRPVKVYAPEGSIFNPRFPRGCEARFAQINRIPDQILQAFAAAMPTRVTAGNSASVSAIAYAGGRLDDPSQYWVLIEVNEGSYGARWGKDGIDAIDNLMANTRNNPIEEMELSAPVVCERYELRGEAPAAGRWRGGLGSVKRWRFLAPTSIGSTGDHRSGDPPCGLFGGADGRPGAMIHNPGGADEADLPAKVSGYRLGAGDTLEIVGICGAGMGDPLERDPATVADDVANGLVDCAEAGAIYGVAVGADGTLDRPATERLRRQRRSASDETAET encoded by the coding sequence GTGGACGCCAAGTCGCCGGCCGAACGGCCCGATCTCGAATCCCTGCGCCGCGAGGCGGCGAGCACGGCCGCCCCGCCGCCGGCCGGGCGCTACTGGCAACCGGCCGCGGTCGATCCCGTGCTGCTCCAGGTCATAGGCGGCGCCCTGAAGACGACAGCATCGGAAATGGCGGAACTGCTGTTCCGCATGGCCTATTCGTCGATCATGCGCGAATCCCAGGATATCGGCGCCGGCATTCTCGACCGCTTCGGCCGCCAGCTCTGCGAAAGCGATTCGACGCCGATGCATTGCGGCTCGCTGCCGGCCTATGTCAGGGGCATCGAGAGGAAGCATGCCGGCAGCTACCGGCCGGGCGACATCATCCTGCACAACCACCCCTATTTCGGCGCGTCCCACGCGCCGGATTACGGCGTCCTGATCCCGATCTTTTTCCAGGATATCCACGTCGGCTTCGCCGGCTGCACGGGCCACATGGTCGATATCGGCGGCGCCCATCCGGGATTTTCGGTCGACGTGCCGGATGTCTACGCCGAGGGCAAGCTGATCAACGCCGCCAAGATCTACCGCGAGGGCGAACGCAACGACGCGCTCTGGGACCACATCATCGAGAATGTCCGCACGCCGGAGGCCAATGCCGGCGATATCGAGGCGATGATCGCCTGCTGCCGCCTCGGCGTCCGGCGCTTTACCGAACTGCTCGAACGCTACGGCCTCGATACCGTGATGAGCGCCTGCGAGTCCTGGCTCGACTATGCCGAGACGCGCATGCGGCGGCGGATCCGCGACATTCCCGACGGCGTCTACGAAGCGCCGGGCGGCTGGCTGGAGGACGACGGCAAGAATTTCGGCGTGCCGCTGCCCATTGCGACCCGGGTCGTCGTCGACGGCGAAGACATCTACGTCGATCTTTCCGGCTCGTCGCCGGAGGTCGAGACGGGCTTCAACTGCCCCTTCGAAGGCAGCGTGCTCCCGACGGTCAATTTCGCCATCCGGACGCTGCTGCTCGACGAGGCCGGCGACGGGGCGGACGTGCCGCAGAACGACGGCATCTTCCGGCCCGTAAAGGTCTATGCGCCGGAGGGCAGCATCTTCAATCCGCGCTTCCCGCGCGGCTGCGAGGCCCGCTTCGCCCAGATCAACCGCATTCCCGACCAGATCCTCCAGGCCTTCGCCGCCGCCATGCCGACCCGGGTGACGGCCGGCAACTCGGCCAGCGTCAGCGCCATCGCCTATGCCGGCGGCAGGCTCGACGACCCGTCGCAATACTGGGTGCTGATCGAGGTCAACGAGGGGTCCTACGGCGCGCGCTGGGGCAAGGACGGCATCGACGCCATCGACAATCTGATGGCCAACACGCGCAACAACCCGATCGAGGAGATGGAGCTGAGCGCGCCGGTGGTCTGTGAGCGCTATGAGCTGCGGGGCGAGGCGCCTGCGGCCGGCCGCTGGCGCGGCGGCCTCGGCTCGGTGAAACGCTGGCGCTTCCTGGCGCCGACTTCGATCGGATCGACCGGCGATCACCGCTCCGGCGATCCGCCCTGCGGCCTGTTCGGCGGCGCGGACGGGCGGCCAGGCGCCATGATTCACAACCCGGGCGGCGCCGACGAAGCCGATCTGCCGGCCAAGGTCAGCGGCTACCGGCTGGGCGCCGGCGACACGCTGGAGATCGTCGGCATCTGCGGCGCCGGAATGGGCGATCCGCTGGAACGCGATCCGGCCACAGTGGCGGACGATGTCGCCAACGGGCTGGTCGATTGCGCCGAAGCCGGAGCGATCTACGGCGTTGCTGTCGGCGCAGACGGAACCCTGGACCGGCCGGCCACCGAACGCCTCCGCCGGCAGCGGCGCAGCGCTTCCGACGAAACCGCAGAAACCTGA
- a CDS encoding amidase, protein MMQPWELTAAAAADAIAAGNLTSEALVRACLDRIAEREATVQAWAWLDPDAAIAEARRRDAEPPRGPLHGVPVGIKDMIDTGDMPTEYNSPLYPGHRPARDAACVSILRSAGLVVLGKVATVEFASLGRTAPTRNPLDPGHTPGGSSSGSGAAVGAGMAPLALGTQTGGSVIRPASFCGVFGMKPSYGLIGTEGIKVYAQSLDTIGYMARSAEDLTRLSLVLGVVEEMPEPAALPALRIGVCRTPHRAEAAPETREAIDRAANRLAEAGAAIEAVADPPAFDGLTEAQDRIMHWEGRGAYRAEYLAQPALLHPAFRDEVENAKGRTIPQINEAYDRMAVARIEFAAAFAGYDAWLTPAVIGEAPAGLESTGEALFNRMWTALHGPCITIPAHRGPNGLPVGVQIVSPRLSDAGLLAVAEAISPVLADR, encoded by the coding sequence ATGATGCAGCCCTGGGAACTGACCGCGGCTGCGGCGGCGGACGCGATCGCCGCCGGAAACCTGACCAGCGAAGCGCTGGTGCGCGCCTGCCTCGACCGGATCGCCGAACGGGAAGCGACGGTGCAGGCCTGGGCCTGGCTCGACCCGGACGCCGCCATCGCCGAGGCGCGCCGGCGCGACGCCGAACCGCCCCGCGGCCCGCTGCACGGCGTGCCCGTCGGCATCAAGGACATGATCGACACCGGCGACATGCCGACGGAGTACAACTCGCCGCTCTATCCGGGCCACCGGCCGGCGCGGGACGCCGCCTGCGTCTCCATCCTGCGCAGCGCGGGGCTGGTCGTGCTGGGCAAGGTGGCGACGGTCGAATTCGCCTCGCTCGGCCGCACCGCGCCGACGCGCAATCCGCTCGATCCGGGGCACACCCCCGGCGGCTCGTCGAGCGGGTCGGGCGCGGCGGTGGGCGCCGGCATGGCGCCGCTGGCGCTCGGCACCCAGACCGGCGGATCGGTGATCCGGCCGGCCTCGTTCTGCGGCGTGTTCGGGATGAAGCCGAGTTACGGCCTCATCGGCACCGAGGGCATCAAGGTCTACGCCCAGTCGCTCGACACCATCGGCTACATGGCCCGGTCGGCGGAAGACCTGACGCGGCTGTCGCTCGTGCTCGGGGTCGTGGAGGAAATGCCTGAGCCGGCCGCGCTGCCGGCGCTGCGCATCGGCGTCTGCCGGACGCCGCACCGGGCCGAGGCGGCGCCGGAAACCCGGGAAGCGATCGACCGGGCCGCCAATCGCCTTGCCGAGGCCGGCGCGGCGATCGAGGCCGTGGCCGATCCGCCCGCCTTCGACGGCCTGACCGAGGCCCAGGACCGGATCATGCACTGGGAGGGCCGCGGCGCCTATCGCGCGGAATATCTCGCGCAGCCGGCGCTCCTGCATCCGGCCTTCCGTGACGAGGTGGAAAACGCCAAGGGCCGGACGATTCCGCAGATCAACGAAGCCTACGACCGCATGGCCGTTGCGCGCATCGAGTTCGCCGCGGCGTTCGCGGGCTATGACGCCTGGCTGACGCCGGCGGTCATCGGCGAGGCGCCGGCCGGGCTCGAATCGACCGGGGAGGCCCTGTTCAACCGGATGTGGACCGCGCTGCACGGCCCCTGCATCACGATCCCGGCCCATCGCGGCCCGAACGGCCTGCCGGTCGGGGTGCAGATCGTCTCGCCGCGACTCAGCGACGCCGGCCTGCTCGCGGTTGCCGAAGCGATATCGCCCGTTCTGGCGGACCGATAG
- the dctP gene encoding TRAP transporter substrate-binding protein DctP yields the protein MTRFGKWLLVAAAITVASAGTAGAADFKWKMATIAPKNSYVFKLFVEGFTERVKLYTGGKVEITPYGAGVLAHPFKVYDAVQNGTVDMGWSYAGFLVNKDPTNALFSGFPGGMGPEPFMHWFFNGGGQKMYEDFRRKHMGLAGFYSGQGTTEIFAHSHKPVRTRKDLAGYKHRTTGAWAAILKETFNGAPTVTPFGEIFGMLQRKAIDGVEYAGPGGNLALGYHKVAKYIILPGVHQPGTMTEMFLKADTFDKVPKDLQMAIKEAAKMTVLNTYLGLGDTDQKAMKEYRSGKNEIVQMEAALVSEIQSAGRAWIEKKVAETKAAGKPWMSEIWASYKAYQDTWAKNAFTRIWEVK from the coding sequence ATGACTCGGTTCGGAAAATGGCTGCTTGTCGCGGCCGCGATAACGGTCGCCAGCGCCGGCACGGCAGGCGCGGCCGACTTCAAGTGGAAAATGGCGACCATTGCGCCGAAGAACAGCTATGTCTTCAAGCTGTTCGTCGAAGGCTTCACGGAACGCGTCAAGCTCTACACCGGCGGCAAGGTCGAAATCACGCCCTACGGCGCCGGCGTGCTCGCCCACCCGTTCAAGGTCTACGACGCGGTCCAGAACGGCACGGTCGACATGGGCTGGAGCTATGCCGGTTTCCTGGTCAACAAGGATCCGACCAACGCCCTGTTCTCCGGTTTCCCCGGCGGCATGGGCCCCGAGCCGTTCATGCACTGGTTCTTCAACGGCGGCGGCCAGAAGATGTATGAGGATTTCCGCCGCAAGCATATGGGCCTGGCGGGCTTCTATTCCGGCCAGGGTACCACGGAAATCTTCGCCCATTCGCACAAGCCCGTGCGCACGCGCAAGGATCTCGCCGGCTACAAGCACCGCACGACCGGCGCCTGGGCGGCCATCCTGAAGGAGACCTTCAACGGCGCGCCGACGGTCACGCCGTTCGGGGAAATCTTCGGCATGCTGCAGCGCAAGGCGATCGACGGCGTCGAATATGCCGGGCCGGGCGGCAACCTCGCGCTCGGCTATCACAAGGTCGCCAAATACATCATTCTGCCCGGCGTCCACCAGCCCGGCACGATGACCGAGATGTTCCTGAAGGCCGACACCTTCGACAAGGTGCCGAAAGACCTCCAGATGGCGATCAAGGAAGCCGCCAAGATGACGGTGCTCAACACCTATCTCGGCCTGGGCGACACCGACCAGAAAGCGATGAAGGAATACCGGTCGGGCAAGAACGAGATCGTCCAGATGGAAGCGGCGCTGGTCAGCGAAATCCAGTCCGCCGGCCGCGCCTGGATCGAAAAGAAGGTTGCCGAGACGAAGGCGGCGGGCAAGCCGTGGATGTCCGAAATCTGGGCGTCTTACAAAGCCTACCAGGATACCTGGGCGAAGAACGCCTTCACGCGGATCTGGGAAGTGAAGTAA
- a CDS encoding isopenicillin N synthase family oxygenase: protein MAGTRHPEEVGLVPTIDIGPFTAGEARARAGVVGAVRAACEDIGFFVMTGHGFPEELATRIYDASRAFFDLPAEEKSAVGETGPVLGGLMHFAFGEEALAATLGKAAIGDLKETLDYGPGFFGDRWPSDPPDLEPSWRAYYEAMSGLAATVRRIFAAALGLDPDYFEDRFQGHLSSLRVIDYPEPLAPPAPGQLRAGAHSDYGVLTILRTEDAPGGLQVRTRDGLWNGVPHIPGAFVVNIGDAMMRWTNDRWISTQHRVVNPPPVPGQPTRRQSIAYFHNLPRDTVIECLPPFREAGVAPRYPPITYGEYAELRYRQAHGDDKQLKQPGAIQDASVG from the coding sequence ATGGCCGGAACGCGCCACCCGGAAGAGGTCGGTCTCGTGCCGACGATCGACATCGGCCCGTTCACTGCCGGGGAGGCGCGCGCACGGGCGGGAGTCGTCGGCGCGGTTCGCGCCGCCTGCGAAGACATCGGCTTCTTCGTGATGACCGGTCATGGCTTCCCCGAGGAGCTGGCGACGCGGATCTACGATGCATCGCGGGCGTTCTTCGACTTGCCGGCCGAGGAGAAGAGCGCGGTCGGCGAGACCGGCCCGGTCCTGGGCGGACTGATGCATTTCGCGTTCGGCGAGGAAGCGCTGGCGGCGACCCTCGGCAAGGCGGCCATTGGGGATCTCAAGGAGACGCTGGACTACGGCCCCGGCTTCTTCGGCGACCGGTGGCCCTCCGACCCGCCGGACCTGGAACCCTCCTGGCGCGCGTACTACGAGGCGATGTCGGGCCTTGCGGCAACGGTGAGGCGTATCTTCGCCGCCGCACTCGGGCTGGACCCGGACTACTTCGAGGACAGGTTCCAGGGCCACCTCTCCTCGTTGCGGGTTATCGACTACCCGGAGCCCCTGGCGCCGCCGGCGCCGGGGCAGCTGCGCGCCGGCGCACATTCGGATTACGGCGTGCTGACGATCCTTCGCACCGAAGACGCACCCGGCGGTCTTCAGGTGCGGACGCGCGACGGACTCTGGAACGGCGTGCCGCACATCCCCGGTGCGTTCGTGGTCAACATCGGCGACGCCATGATGCGCTGGACCAACGACCGCTGGATCTCCACCCAGCACCGCGTGGTGAACCCGCCTCCGGTTCCCGGCCAGCCGACCCGGCGCCAGTCGATCGCCTACTTCCACAACCTGCCGCGCGACACCGTGATCGAGTGCCTGCCGCCATTTCGCGAGGCGGGCGTTGCGCCAAGGTATCCGCCGATCACCTACGGCGAGTACGCCGAACTCCGTTACCGCCAGGCCCACGGGGACGACAAGCAATTGAAGCAGCCGGGTGCGATACAGGATGCGAGCGTCGGGTGA
- a CDS encoding GntR family transcriptional regulator, whose protein sequence is MTATEDTSTAHQKAYERIHELILTGRIAPGERLRERNLGALLGLSRTPVREALRRLSSEGTVRFEPNRGVYVEEIDRGELLEIFDIGAALESRCARLAARKIGGEALDVLQDCLDGMTGLAARSERNPGPDYVKLDKRFHSTIVAATGNRKLQALVEHVVSLPVLSSAFRQYGPEDFRRSVRQHGEILEAIRSGDEAWAEVAMRNHILTGRNAVVKQDATAGD, encoded by the coding sequence ATGACAGCAACCGAAGACACCTCGACAGCGCATCAGAAGGCGTATGAACGGATTCACGAGCTGATCCTGACCGGCAGGATCGCGCCGGGAGAGCGCCTGCGCGAACGCAATCTCGGCGCTCTGCTGGGACTCAGCCGCACGCCGGTGCGCGAGGCTTTGCGGCGCCTCAGCTCGGAAGGCACCGTCCGGTTCGAACCCAACCGCGGGGTCTATGTCGAGGAAATCGACCGGGGCGAACTGCTGGAAATTTTCGATATCGGCGCGGCGCTGGAAAGCCGCTGCGCCCGGCTGGCGGCGCGCAAGATCGGCGGCGAAGCGCTCGATGTGCTCCAGGACTGCCTCGACGGCATGACAGGGCTGGCCGCCCGGTCGGAGCGCAATCCGGGCCCGGACTATGTCAAGCTGGACAAGCGCTTCCACTCGACGATCGTGGCGGCGACCGGCAACCGGAAGCTCCAGGCGCTGGTCGAGCATGTCGTCAGCCTGCCGGTATTGTCCTCCGCCTTCCGCCAGTACGGGCCGGAGGACTTCCGGCGCAGCGTCCGCCAGCATGGCGAAATCCTCGAAGCCATCCGGTCGGGCGACGAAGCCTGGGCGGAGGTCGCCATGCGCAACCACATCCTGACCGGACGGAACGCCGTCGTGAAACAGGACGCAACGGCCGGGGACTGA
- a CDS encoding VOC family protein: MIPGLDHIGIVGADLEAMEAAYARLGFTVAPRCELVALAEDGSATPLGQVNSHLVFGRTYVELTAVEGDLETHHLRDAIARYYGFHIVVLTADDADAARSRLTESGIDAPPTALAGREVRYPGGRGMAGFRWFRVPDADLPEAFVCYVEQLTPDLVFDASLNDHPNGARELQDILICADDPAAAAARFARASGAAVSGAPDGPGVDLAVGRARFLDTEALQRVFPGVMPPALPWAAGFTVSCPDFAATQRFFRDSDLPWHGGADRLWLAPDHACGAIVAFAPPE; encoded by the coding sequence ATGATCCCCGGACTGGACCATATCGGCATCGTCGGCGCCGACCTCGAGGCGATGGAAGCGGCTTACGCCCGGCTCGGTTTCACGGTGGCGCCGCGTTGCGAACTGGTGGCGCTCGCCGAGGACGGCAGCGCGACGCCGCTCGGCCAGGTCAACAGCCATCTGGTGTTCGGCCGGACCTATGTCGAATTGACCGCGGTCGAAGGCGATCTCGAGACCCACCATCTGCGCGACGCCATTGCACGCTACTACGGCTTCCACATCGTCGTGCTGACGGCGGACGATGCGGACGCGGCCCGCAGCCGGCTCACCGAAAGCGGAATCGACGCGCCGCCGACGGCGCTGGCCGGCCGCGAGGTGCGCTATCCGGGCGGGCGCGGCATGGCCGGCTTCCGCTGGTTCCGGGTGCCGGATGCCGACCTGCCCGAAGCCTTCGTCTGCTATGTCGAACAGCTGACCCCGGACCTGGTGTTCGACGCGTCGCTGAACGATCACCCCAACGGCGCGCGGGAATTGCAGGACATCCTGATTTGCGCGGACGATCCGGCCGCGGCCGCCGCCCGCTTCGCCAGGGCTTCCGGCGCGGCCGTTTCCGGGGCGCCGGACGGGCCGGGCGTCGACCTGGCGGTCGGCCGGGCGCGTTTCCTCGACACCGAGGCGCTGCAGCGGGTCTTTCCCGGCGTCATGCCGCCGGCTTTGCCCTGGGCCGCCGGCTTTACCGTAAGCTGCCCGGATTTCGCGGCGACCCAGCGCTTCTTTCGCGATTCGGACCTGCCCTGGCACGGCGGCGCCGACCGGCTGTGGCTCGCACCGGACCATGCCTGCGGCGCCATCGTCGCCTTCGCCCCGCCGGAATGA